In Oryza sativa Japonica Group chromosome 11, ASM3414082v1, the following are encoded in one genomic region:
- the LOC107275554 gene encoding receptor-like protein EIX2 yields the protein MRGINDADNTLASWQWEKDCCRWIGVTCSSNRIRMAGNVIRLELSEASLGGQVLQGRMSPSLASLEHLEYLDLSALVLPGINSSSPKFLGSMTNLRYLDLSGCFLSGSVSPWLGNLSKLEYLDLSFSTLSGRVPPELGNLTRLKHLDLGNMQHMYSADISWITHLRSLEYLDMSLVNLLNTIPSLEVLNLVKFTLPSTPQALAQLNLTKLVQLDLSSNRLGHPIQSCWFWNLTSIESLELSETFLHGPFPTALGSFTALQWLGFSDNGNAATLLADMRSLCSMKSLGLGGSLSHGNIEDLVDRLPHGITRDKPAQEGNFTSLSYLDLSDNHLAGIIPSDIAYTIPSLCHLDLSRNNLTGPIPIIENSSLSELILRSNQLTGQIPKLDRKIEVMDISINLLSGPLPIDIGSPNLLALILSSNYLIGRIPESVCESQSMIIVDLSNNFLEGAFPKCFQMQRLIFLLLSHNSFSAKLPSFLRNSNLLSYVDLSWNKFSGTLPQWIGHMVNLHFLHLSHNMFYGHIPIKITNLKNLHYFSLAANNISGAIPRCLSKLTMMIGKQSTIIEIDWFHAYFDVVDGSLGRIFSVVMKHQEQQYGDSILDVVGIDLSLNSLTGGIPDEITSLKRLLSLNLSWNQLSGEIVEKIGAMNSLESLDLSRNKFSGEIPPSLANLAYLSYLDLSYNNLTGRIPRGSQLDTLYAENPHIYDGNNGLYGPPLQRNCLGSELPKNSSQIMSKNVSDELMFYFGLGSGFTVGLWVVFCVVLFKKTWRIALFRLFDRIHDKVYVFVAITWASIGREATTD from the coding sequence ATGCGTGGCATCAACGACGCCGACAACACCCTCGCCTCGTGGCAATGGGAGAAAGATTGCTGCCGGTGGATTGGCGTCACCTGCAGCAGCAACCGAATCCGAATGGCCGGCAATGTCATCCGGCTTGAACTCTCTGAGGCTTCTTTGGGTGGCCAAGTTTTGCAAGGCCGGATGAGTCCTTCCTTGGCTTCTCTCGAGCATCTTGAGTACCTCGACCTCAGTGCTCTCGTCCTTCCGGGCATCAACAGCAGTAGCCCAAAGTTCTTGGGTTCTATGACGAACCTGAGATATCTTGATCTCTCTGGGTGTTTTCTCTCTGGTAGTGTGTCTCCTTGGCTCGGCAACCTTTCCAAATTGGAGTACCTTGATCTCTCTTTCTCAACCTTGTCAGGTAGGGTTCCACCTGAGCTCGGTAACCTGACAAGGTTGAAACATCTGGACCTTGGTAACATGCAACATATGTACTCGGCAGATATCTCATGGATTACTCATCTGCGATCCTTGGAGTATCTTGACATGAGCTTGGTGAATCTGCTGAACACAATTCCATCTTTGGAGGTTCTCAACCTTGTGAAATTCACACTTCCTAGTACACCCCAAGCACTCGCGCAACTAAACCTCACGAAACTCGTGCAGCTCGATCTCTCGTCGAACAGATTGGGCCATCCAATCCAATCATGTTGGTTTTGGAACCTGACGAGTATCGAATCCCTCGAGCTCTCTGAAACATTTCTTCATGGTCCGTTTCCTACCGCGCTAGGAAGTTTCACGGCACTCCAGTGGCTTGGGTTTAGTGATAACGGTAATGCAGCAACGTTGCTAGCGGACATGAGAAGTCTCTGTTCTATGAAAAGCTTGGGTCTAGGTGGTAGTCTATCTCATGGGAACATAGAGGATTTGGTAGACAGGTTGCCACATGGTATTACTAGAGATAAACCAGCACAAGAAGGGAATTTTACAAGTTTGTCTTATCTTGATCTTTCTGACAACCATCTTGCTGGGATTATACCATCAGATATTGCATATACCATCCCTAGCTTATGTCACCTTGACCTTTCTAGGAATAATCTGACTGGACCTATACCCATAATAGAGAACTCTAGCTTAAGTGAGCTCATCCTCCGTTCCAACCAACTAACGGGTCAAATACCGAAATTAGATAGAAAAATTGAAGTCATGGATATCTCCATAAACTTGTTGTCAGGGCCTTTGCCCATAGATATTGGGTCTCCAAACCTTCTAGCACTAATTCTGTCCTCTAATTATCTTATCGGTCGAATTCCAGAATCAGTTTGTGAATCACAGTCCATGATTATCGTGGATTTGTCCAACAATTTTCTTGAGGGAGCCTTTCCCAAGTGTTTTCAGATGCAAAGGTTGATTTTCCTCCTCTTAAGTCACAATAGCTTCTCTGCTAAACTCCCATCATTTCTCCGCAACTCAAATTTGTTAAGCTATGTGGATCTATCATGGAACAAATTCAGTGGAACATTGCCACAATGGATTGGACATATGGTGAACTTGCATTTTCTACACCTTAGCCACAACATGTTTTACGGTCATATTCCAATCaaaatcacaaatcttaaaaatcTCCACTACTTCAgtttagcagcaaacaatataTCTGGTGCAATACCACGGTGTTTGTCAAAGTTAACAATGATGATAGGAAAACAATCGACAATAATAGAGATCGATTGGTTTCATGCGTATTTTGACGTTGTGGATGGGTCTCTTGGAAGAATTTTCTCTGTTGTGATGAAGCACCAAGAACAACAATATGGTGATAGCATTCTCGATGTGGTGGGCATCGACTTGTCACTCAATAGTTTAACTGGTGGAATACCGGATGAGATCACTTCTCTTAAAAGATTGCTCAGTTTAAATTTATCATGGAATCAATTGAGCGGAGAAATCGTAGAGAAGATTGGGGCGATGAATTCATTGGAATCACTTGACCTCTCGCGGAACAAATTTTCTGGTGAAATTCCTCCAAGTTTGGCCAATCTGGCATATCTAAGCTACTTGGACTTGTCATACAATAATCTTACAGGAAGAATTCCACGAGGAAGCCAACTCGATACCCTCTATGCCGAGAACCCTCACATATATGATGGAAACAACGGTCTCTATGGTCCTCCCCTCCAAAGGAATTGCTTGGGCAGTGAACTACCAAAGAATAGCAGCCAAATCATGAGCAAAAATGTTTCTGATGAGCTAATGTTCTACTTTGGACTTGGGTCCGGGTTTACAGTTGGTCTCTGGGTTGTTTTCTGTGTTGTATTGTTCAAGAAAACTTGGAGAATTGCCTTGTTTCGCCTCTTTGATAGGATACACGACAAAGTATATGTGTTTGTCGCCATAACCTGGGCCAGTATTGGTAGAGAGGCTACCACAGATTAA
- the LOC4350065 gene encoding pentatricopeptide repeat-containing protein At1g11290, chloroplastic, translating to MAAPVAGRLSGLLRRCAAAGAVRPGEQAHARAVVGGWLPDATLETDLVLMYCRCGERRRARRVFDGMRAPSMHAYNVLLAASPPRDAMEVFSRLLASGLRPDGYSVPAVVRACAELPDAVLGGVIHGFAVRLGLMGNVVVAAALLDMYAKAGFLDDAVRVFDEMTERDAVVWNCMVAGYARAGRAVETFEIFSRAQVEAVNMVNGLQAVPSVLNICAKEGELMKGREIHGRMVRCLAFDSDIAVGNALINMYAKCGRVNVSQAVFSGMQQRDVVSWSTMIHSYSIHGKGEQALKVYMEMLSEGVKPNWITFTSVLSSCSHSGLVTEGRKIFESMTKVHGVHPAAEHYACMVDLLGRAGAIEEAVGLIRKMPMEPCASVWGALLSACAMHNNVDVGEIAAFRLFELEEGSASNYVTLCGIYDAVGQSDGVAGLRSRMRELGMVKTPGCSRIDVKGRAHAFYQGSIPRYLRR from the coding sequence ATGGCGGCGCCCGTGGCCGGCCGCCTCTCCGGGCTCCTCCGGCGAtgcgcggcggccggggcggtCCGGCCGGGAGAGCAGGCGCACGCGAGGGCGGTGGTGGGCGGGTGGCTCCCCGACGCCACCCTGGAGACCGACCTCGTGCTGATGTACTGCAGGTGCGGCGAGCGTCGGCGCGCACGCAgggtgttcgacggaatgcgtGCGCCGTCCATGCACGCGTACAACGTGCTCCTCGCGGCGTCGCCTCCCCGCGACGCGATGGAGGTGTTCTCCCGCCTCCTCGCGTCGGGGCTCCGCCCTGACGGTTACTCTGTCCCCGCCGTGGTACGTGCCTGCGCTGAGCTCCCCGACGCGGTGCTTGGCGGGGTGATCCACGGCTTCGCCGTCCGGCTCGGCTTGATGGGGAACGTTGTTGTGGCCGCTGCGCTTCTGGATATGTATGCCAAGGCTGGTTTCCTGGATGATGCGGTGAGGGTGTTCGACGAGATGACGGAGAGGGATGCTGTCGTCTGGAACTGCATGGTTGCAGGGTATGCGAGGGCTGGGAGGGCAGTAGAAACCTTTGAGATTTTCAGCAGAGCGCAGGTTGAGGCGGTGAACATGGTGAATGGTCTGCAGGCTGTGCCCAGCGTGTTGAATATCTGCGCGAAGGAAGGGGAGCTGATGAAGGGTAGGGAAATCCATGGTAGGATGGTGAGGTGCCTTGCATTTGATTCGGATATCGCAGTGGGGAACGCTTTGATCAACATGTATGCAAAGTGCGGCCGGGTCAATGTATCACAAGCAGTGTTTTCTGGCATGCAGCAGAGGGATGTGGTGAGCTGGTCTACAATGATTCATAGCTACAGCATTCATGGCAAGGGGGAACAGGCATTGAAGGTTTACATGGAAATGTTGTCTGAGGGAGTGAAACCAAATTGGATCACATTCACATCAGTTCTGTCAAGTTGCAGCCACTCCGGGCTTGTAACCGAGGGTCGGAAGATCTTCGAGTCGATGACTAAGGTTCATGGTGTCCACCCTGCTGCTGAGCACTATGCATGTATGGTTGACCTCTTAGGGCGTGCTGGAGCCATTGAAGAAGCTGTTGGGCTTATAAGGAAGATGCCCATGGAACCTTGTGCTAGCGTGTGGGGAGCTTTGCTCTCTGCATGTGCTATGCATAATAACGTCGATGTTGGAGAGATTGCAGCTTTTAGGCTATTTGAGTTAGAAGAAGGCAGTGCTAGCAATTATGTTACCCTCTGTGGAATTTATGACGCAGTTGGTCAATCTGATGGTGTTGCAGGGTTGAGATCAAGGATGAGAGAACTCGGCATGGTGAAGACGCCTGGGTGCAGTCGGATCGATGTGAAGGGAAGAGCTCATGCTTTCTACCAGGGGAGCATCCCACGTTATTTGAGGAGATGA
- the LOC4350066 gene encoding serine carboxypeptidase-like 42 isoform X1, giving the protein MAAAVAVVVGCVLLGGVWGFPEEDLVARLPGQPVVGFRQFAGYVDVDEKAGRSLFYYFAEAAEGAAAKPLTLWLNGGPGCSSVGGGAFTELGPFYPRGDGRGLRLNKKSWNKVSNLLFVESPAGVGWSYSNTSSDYNTGDAQTANDMYKFLLGWYKKFPEYRSRGLLLSGESYAGHYIPQLTDVLLTHNEKSNGFKFNIKGVAIGNPLLKLDRDVPATYEYFWSHGMISDEIFLSISHSCDFEDYTFSNPHNESKSCNDAIAEANSIVGDYVNNYDVILDVCYPSIVMQELRLRKYVTKMSVGVDVCMTYERYFYFNLPEVQQALHANRTHLPYGWSMCSDVLNYSNKDGNINILPLLQRIVEHKIPVWVFSGDQDSVVPLLGSRTLVRELAHDMGLHVTVPYSSWFRRGQVGGWVTEYGNILTFATVRGASHMVPFAQPDRALGLFQSFALGRRLPNTTHPPIN; this is encoded by the exons atggcggcggcggtggcggtggtggttggTTGCGTTCTTCTTGGTGGTGTGTGGGGGTTCCCGGAGGAGGATTTGGTGGCGCGGCTGCCGGGGCAGCCCGTCGTCGGGTTCAGGCAGTTCGCCGGAtacgtcgacgtcgacgagaAGGCCGGGAGGAGCCTCTTCTACTACTtcgccgaggcggcggagggcgccgccgccaagccgcTCACCCTCTGGCTCAACGGAG GTCCTGGATGTTCTTCGGTTGGAGGTGGCGCGTTCACAGAGCTCGGCCCATTTTATCCGAGAGGAGATGGCAGAGGCCTGAGATTGAACAAGAAGTCTTGGAACAAAG TATCCAATCTTCTGTTTGTTGAATCACCGGCTGGAGTTGGATGGTCCTACTCCAACACTTCATCAGATTACAATACTGGCGATGCACAGACCG CTAATGACATGTACAAATTTCTGTTGGGATGGTACAAGAAGTTCCCTGAATACAGGTCAAGAGGGCTACTTCTTAGTGGAGAGAGCTATGCAG GGCATTATATACCGCAACTCACCGATGTACTTCTCACACATAATGAGAAATCAAATGGGTTCAAATTCAACATCAAGGGAGTAGCT ATCGGGAATCCGCTTCTCAAGCTTGACAGAGATGTCCCCGCAACATATGAGTATTTCTGGTCCCATGGCATGATCTCTGACGAAATATTTCTATCAATCAGCCACAGTTGTGATTTTGAGGACTATACCTTTAGCAACCCCCACAATGAGAGCAAGTCATGCAATGATGCCATTGCAGAGGCAAACAGTATAGTTGGGGATTATGTGAACAATTACGATGTTATTCTTGATGTGTGCTACCCATCAATTGTGATGCAGGAGCTACGGCTGCGGAAATAT GTGACTAAAATGAGTGTAGGTGTGGATGTTTGTATGACTTACGAAAGGTATTTCTATTTCAACCTTCCAGAAGTGCAGCAAGCTCTTCATGCTAACAGAACACATTTGCCCTATGGCTGGAGCATGTGCAGCGA TGTGCTGAACTACAGCAATAAGGATGGCAACATCAACATCTTGCCATTACTTCAGAGAATTGTAGAGCACAAAATACCAGTTTGGGTGTTCAG TGGAGATCAAGACTCTGTGGTGCCCCTATTGGGCTCCCGAACTCTTGTACGAGAGCTAGCTCATGACATGGGCTTGCATGTCACAGTCCCATACAGCAGCTGGTTCCGCAGAGGGCAG GTTGGAGGCTGGGTAACAGAGTATGGTAATATTCTGACCTTTGCGACGGTGCGAGGAGCATCTCACATGGTGCCATTTGCGCAGCCAGACCGAGCTCTCGGACTTTTTCAATCATTCGCACTTGGACGGAGACTCCCGAATACAACCCACCCACCTATTAACTAA
- the LOC4350066 gene encoding serine carboxypeptidase-like 42 isoform X2, translated as MLLSGPGCSSVGGGAFTELGPFYPRGDGRGLRLNKKSWNKVSNLLFVESPAGVGWSYSNTSSDYNTGDAQTANDMYKFLLGWYKKFPEYRSRGLLLSGESYAGHYIPQLTDVLLTHNEKSNGFKFNIKGVAIGNPLLKLDRDVPATYEYFWSHGMISDEIFLSISHSCDFEDYTFSNPHNESKSCNDAIAEANSIVGDYVNNYDVILDVCYPSIVMQELRLRKYVTKMSVGVDVCMTYERYFYFNLPEVQQALHANRTHLPYGWSMCSDVLNYSNKDGNINILPLLQRIVEHKIPVWVFSGDQDSVVPLLGSRTLVRELAHDMGLHVTVPYSSWFRRGQVGGWVTEYGNILTFATVRGASHMVPFAQPDRALGLFQSFALGRRLPNTTHPPIN; from the exons ATGTTGTTATCAGGTCCTGGATGTTCTTCGGTTGGAGGTGGCGCGTTCACAGAGCTCGGCCCATTTTATCCGAGAGGAGATGGCAGAGGCCTGAGATTGAACAAGAAGTCTTGGAACAAAG TATCCAATCTTCTGTTTGTTGAATCACCGGCTGGAGTTGGATGGTCCTACTCCAACACTTCATCAGATTACAATACTGGCGATGCACAGACCG CTAATGACATGTACAAATTTCTGTTGGGATGGTACAAGAAGTTCCCTGAATACAGGTCAAGAGGGCTACTTCTTAGTGGAGAGAGCTATGCAG GGCATTATATACCGCAACTCACCGATGTACTTCTCACACATAATGAGAAATCAAATGGGTTCAAATTCAACATCAAGGGAGTAGCT ATCGGGAATCCGCTTCTCAAGCTTGACAGAGATGTCCCCGCAACATATGAGTATTTCTGGTCCCATGGCATGATCTCTGACGAAATATTTCTATCAATCAGCCACAGTTGTGATTTTGAGGACTATACCTTTAGCAACCCCCACAATGAGAGCAAGTCATGCAATGATGCCATTGCAGAGGCAAACAGTATAGTTGGGGATTATGTGAACAATTACGATGTTATTCTTGATGTGTGCTACCCATCAATTGTGATGCAGGAGCTACGGCTGCGGAAATAT GTGACTAAAATGAGTGTAGGTGTGGATGTTTGTATGACTTACGAAAGGTATTTCTATTTCAACCTTCCAGAAGTGCAGCAAGCTCTTCATGCTAACAGAACACATTTGCCCTATGGCTGGAGCATGTGCAGCGA TGTGCTGAACTACAGCAATAAGGATGGCAACATCAACATCTTGCCATTACTTCAGAGAATTGTAGAGCACAAAATACCAGTTTGGGTGTTCAG TGGAGATCAAGACTCTGTGGTGCCCCTATTGGGCTCCCGAACTCTTGTACGAGAGCTAGCTCATGACATGGGCTTGCATGTCACAGTCCCATACAGCAGCTGGTTCCGCAGAGGGCAG GTTGGAGGCTGGGTAACAGAGTATGGTAATATTCTGACCTTTGCGACGGTGCGAGGAGCATCTCACATGGTGCCATTTGCGCAGCCAGACCGAGCTCTCGGACTTTTTCAATCATTCGCACTTGGACGGAGACTCCCGAATACAACCCACCCACCTATTAACTAA